From Bacillus sp. FSL K6-3431, the proteins below share one genomic window:
- a CDS encoding Hsp70 family protein: protein MAVIGIDLGTTNSAMAIYRNGRSEIVLNGSDQRTTPSVYQLKPNGEEIIGSSAKKGALSLPRHTVMEVKRLMGKDEQITVGERKYRPEEISSKILAYFKKSAEEKLREEVTEAVVTVPAYFSDAQRKATKIAGELAGLKVERIINEPTAAALAYCHEHMDKNQHVLVYDLGGGTFDVSIVELFEGVVEVKASAGDNFLGGTDFDEAIMNMIKADFTSEKGYAIDEVAFDSDMLYFMLKEAAENAKIDLSTQLETEIMLPLIGMRDNVPVSHQMKVTRSRFEDVIRDQVNSTLDKINLALSDADLVAEDISEILMVGGSTRIPLVRESMEREFKKTVRTDLNPDEVVAIGAAVQAAIKSGEIDSTTGLMAIDVCPYTLGTEVNLHVNGRMMDGFFDPIIHRNSTIPVSETKLYYTANDYQEVVDVSVYQGEGRFISETELVSDDLKLDGIPRDLAGRQSLEVTFNYDINGLIQVDAKILSTGKKVTQVIQYQPGVMSDKEIDQSFARLENERVDSELLASVHALTLQAKRKMEHNSPEKNEIIGGLLTALTHAIETGNIVLIKKLEQQLSSLL, encoded by the coding sequence ATGGCGGTAATTGGAATAGATCTTGGTACAACAAACTCTGCGATGGCAATCTATCGTAATGGACGTAGCGAAATCGTGTTAAATGGAAGTGACCAACGAACGACTCCTTCAGTTTATCAATTAAAGCCTAATGGCGAGGAAATCATTGGTTCTTCGGCAAAAAAAGGTGCATTATCATTACCTAGGCACACAGTAATGGAAGTAAAGCGTTTAATGGGAAAAGATGAGCAAATAACAGTTGGCGAGCGCAAATACCGTCCAGAAGAAATTTCTTCAAAAATATTAGCTTATTTTAAAAAGAGTGCTGAAGAAAAATTAAGAGAAGAAGTGACAGAAGCGGTTGTTACTGTCCCTGCTTATTTTTCAGATGCACAGCGTAAAGCAACAAAAATCGCTGGAGAATTGGCAGGACTGAAGGTAGAACGGATTATTAATGAGCCAACTGCAGCAGCATTAGCATATTGTCATGAGCATATGGATAAAAATCAGCATGTGCTTGTCTACGATCTGGGAGGTGGAACATTTGATGTCTCCATCGTTGAATTATTTGAAGGTGTAGTTGAAGTAAAGGCCAGTGCTGGGGATAATTTCCTCGGTGGAACAGATTTTGATGAAGCAATAATGAATATGATAAAAGCTGATTTTACTAGCGAAAAAGGCTATGCAATAGATGAAGTAGCTTTTGATAGTGACATGCTCTATTTTATGCTAAAGGAAGCTGCAGAAAACGCAAAAATTGACTTGTCTACTCAATTAGAAACGGAAATAATGCTGCCACTGATTGGAATGCGAGACAATGTGCCTGTTAGTCATCAAATGAAAGTAACTAGATCAAGATTTGAAGATGTTATTCGCGACCAAGTAAATTCTACTTTAGATAAAATCAATCTAGCATTAAGTGATGCCGATTTAGTAGCTGAAGATATTAGCGAAATCCTTATGGTCGGTGGTAGTACACGTATTCCACTTGTACGCGAAAGCATGGAGCGAGAATTTAAGAAAACAGTTAGGACAGATTTAAATCCGGATGAGGTCGTTGCGATTGGTGCGGCTGTGCAAGCAGCAATAAAAAGTGGCGAGATCGATTCCACAACCGGTTTGATGGCGATTGATGTTTGTCCATATACACTTGGTACTGAAGTGAATTTACATGTTAATGGTCGAATGATGGACGGATTTTTTGATCCGATTATTCATCGAAATAGTACAATCCCTGTTTCTGAAACAAAGCTTTACTATACTGCAAATGATTATCAGGAAGTGGTAGATGTTAGCGTTTATCAAGGGGAGGGGCGGTTTATTAGTGAGACAGAACTAGTATCCGATGATCTAAAGCTTGATGGTATTCCCCGCGACCTTGCTGGACGGCAATCTCTTGAAGTAACCTTCAATTATGATATTAATGGTTTGATTCAAGTGGACGCAAAGATTTTAAGTACAGGTAAAAAGGTAACACAAGTAATTCAATACCAACCAGGGGTTATGTCTGATAAAGAAATCGATCAATCGTTTGCTCGTTTGGAAAATGAGCGTGTTGATTCGGAACTACTAGCTAGTGTACATGCGCTAACATTACAGGCAAAACGAAAGATGGAACATAATTCACCAGAAAAGAACGAAATAATCGGCGGATTACTTACTGCTTTAACTCATGCGATCGAAACGGGAAATATCGTTTTAATCAAAAAGCTTGAGCAGCAATTATCTTCACTTCTCTAG
- the grpE gene encoding nucleotide exchange factor GrpE has translation MGVVKNTRVKAVDFFQVFFESIEIFRGLLGVAYIQPLELQQEKIKEQYQKIWNTAEHDVHTFEKIEKLEEIARIAVSAFNLIDQLEWTIIQNIDVAKKNQFSSQHRQLLIRLEQLGIEEISVYGQEFDGDFMESLGAITNEEIIEEIPSYHVAYVFRRAFKLKESGKVIQDALVKTII, from the coding sequence ATGGGTGTAGTTAAAAATACTAGAGTGAAAGCTGTAGATTTTTTTCAAGTATTTTTCGAAAGTATCGAAATTTTTCGGGGGTTGTTGGGTGTAGCATATATTCAGCCGCTGGAACTTCAACAGGAAAAAATAAAAGAACAATACCAAAAAATATGGAATACAGCTGAACATGATGTACATACATTTGAAAAAATAGAAAAGCTGGAAGAGATAGCTCGTATTGCAGTTTCAGCATTTAATCTCATTGATCAGTTGGAATGGACGATTATACAAAACATAGATGTTGCTAAGAAAAATCAGTTTAGCAGTCAGCATAGGCAATTGCTTATCCGACTTGAACAATTAGGTATTGAGGAAATTTCAGTATATGGGCAGGAATTCGATGGTGATTTTATGGAATCGCTTGGAGCGATAACAAACGAGGAAATAATAGAAGAAATCCCTTCCTATCATGTTGCATATGTATTTCGTCGAGCTTTTAAGCTAAAGGAAAGCGGAAAGGTGATACAAGATGCACTTGTAAAGACAATAATTTGA
- a CDS encoding AraC family transcriptional regulator produces MLTKNEEFEAFGFRFSGEHQNEVSGVYSIGWERKSTQDYDYDGMTRNEYGKCVFQYTFSGAGKIDVDGKEYSLTAGQAFLVQIPSKHRYYLPADSEHWEFMFITLYGKEAVKAFDFINSKLGYVIQFNPESSPIKLLMSIFQEAINRNITDAYESSAMAYSFIMELYRYALNIGVSTEKWPEQVEKAILFAKKYYSDQIGLGDLVIASGLSKYHFTRLFHRTTNLTPVQYLTKIRIDKAIELLRMTNHSIDDIARMVGYSTGNYFIKVFNKRIGMSPGQFRESKYTVPVDHIMTD; encoded by the coding sequence TTGCTTACTAAGAATGAAGAGTTTGAAGCTTTTGGTTTTCGGTTTTCAGGTGAGCATCAAAATGAAGTTTCAGGAGTTTATTCTATAGGGTGGGAAAGAAAGTCTACACAGGATTACGACTATGATGGAATGACAAGAAATGAATATGGTAAATGTGTCTTTCAATATACGTTTTCTGGGGCAGGAAAAATAGATGTCGATGGAAAAGAATACTCTTTGACGGCAGGACAAGCTTTTCTCGTACAAATTCCGAGTAAGCATCGATATTATTTGCCAGCTGATAGTGAACATTGGGAATTTATGTTCATTACTCTGTATGGAAAAGAAGCGGTTAAGGCATTCGATTTTATTAATAGTAAACTCGGATATGTTATCCAGTTCAATCCGGAATCGTCGCCAATTAAGTTATTAATGAGTATTTTTCAAGAGGCGATCAATAGGAATATTACAGATGCGTATGAGTCATCTGCAATGGCCTACTCCTTTATTATGGAGCTTTACCGCTATGCATTAAATATCGGTGTATCGACGGAAAAGTGGCCGGAGCAAGTGGAAAAGGCCATTTTATTTGCTAAAAAATATTATTCTGATCAAATAGGTTTGGGAGATTTGGTTATTGCATCGGGACTTTCTAAATATCATTTTACAAGACTTTTTCATAGAACGACAAACTTAACTCCTGTTCAATATTTAACGAAAATTCGTATTGATAAAGCGATTGAGCTACTAAGGATGACGAATCATTCTATTGACGATATTGCGAGAATGGTGGGCTATTCAACTGGTAATTACTTCATTAAAGTTTTTAACAAGCGAATAGGTATGTCTCCTGGCCAATTTCGTGAAAGCAAATACACAGTGCCTGTCGATCACATCATGACAGACTAA
- a CDS encoding alpha-glucosidase/alpha-galactosidase, giving the protein MAKITFLGAGSTVFAKNVLGDCMTVPSLQDFEFALFDIDHERLADSENMLNNMKNGMQSTVNIKAYTDRKEALRGAKYVINAIQVGGYDPCTITDFEIPKKYGLRQTIADTVGIGGIFRNLRTIPVMLDFAKDMQEVCPDAWFLNYTNPMAVLTGTMLRYGGIKTVGLCHSVQACAPELLKSLDMPTDNVQWKIAGINHMAWLLEITRDGKDLYPEIKKRAAEKQKTKHHDMVRFELMNRFGYYITESSEHNAEYHPYFIKKNYPELIEKFNIPLDEYPRRCVNQIAGWKQMREDMVNNKDLTHSRSHEYGSYIIEAMETNIPFKIGGNVLNTGRLISNLPENAVVEVPCLVDSSGVTPTYVGDLPEQLAALNRTNINTQLLTIEAAVTGKKEHIYQAAMLDPHTSAELSMDDIVSLCDDLIEAHGDWIPKFV; this is encoded by the coding sequence ATGGCAAAAATAACATTTCTTGGTGCCGGAAGTACAGTATTCGCAAAAAACGTGCTCGGAGATTGTATGACAGTACCAAGCTTACAAGATTTTGAATTCGCTTTATTCGATATTGATCACGAAAGATTAGCAGATTCAGAGAATATGTTAAACAATATGAAAAATGGTATGCAATCAACTGTAAATATTAAAGCATATACAGATCGTAAAGAAGCATTAAGAGGCGCTAAATACGTTATCAATGCGATTCAGGTCGGTGGATATGATCCTTGTACGATCACTGATTTTGAGATACCGAAAAAATACGGACTTCGACAAACAATTGCTGATACGGTTGGAATAGGTGGTATTTTTAGAAACCTAAGAACGATTCCTGTTATGCTTGATTTTGCAAAAGACATGCAAGAAGTGTGCCCTGACGCATGGTTCTTAAATTATACTAACCCGATGGCAGTATTAACTGGAACGATGCTACGTTACGGCGGGATCAAAACAGTCGGCCTCTGCCATAGTGTCCAAGCTTGTGCTCCCGAATTACTTAAATCGCTCGATATGCCTACTGACAATGTCCAGTGGAAAATTGCCGGTATCAATCATATGGCATGGTTGCTTGAAATCACACGAGATGGTAAAGACTTATATCCAGAAATTAAAAAACGAGCTGCTGAAAAACAGAAGACGAAGCATCACGATATGGTGAGATTTGAATTAATGAATCGATTCGGTTATTACATAACGGAATCATCTGAGCATAACGCGGAATATCATCCATATTTCATTAAAAAGAATTACCCTGAACTAATCGAGAAATTCAATATTCCACTTGACGAATATCCACGTAGATGCGTCAACCAAATTGCTGGTTGGAAACAGATGCGCGAGGACATGGTCAATAATAAAGACTTAACGCACAGTCGCTCTCATGAATATGGCTCATATATTATTGAAGCAATGGAAACAAATATTCCTTTCAAAATTGGTGGTAATGTCCTGAACACAGGAAGATTAATTAGCAATCTACCTGAGAATGCTGTTGTAGAGGTACCATGCCTCGTTGATAGTAGCGGTGTTACACCGACATATGTTGGTGATTTACCAGAACAACTCGCTGCCCTTAATAGAACAAACATCAACACACAACTATTAACAATCGAAGCAGCTGTAACTGGCAAAAAGGAGCATATTTATCAAGCTGCAATGCTCGACCCTCACACTTCGGCAGAGCTATCTATGGATGATATTGTTTCATTATGTGATGATTTGATTGAAGCACATGGAGACTGGATTCCAAAGTTTGTTTGA